A genomic segment from Spinacia oleracea cultivar Varoflay chromosome 3, BTI_SOV_V1, whole genome shotgun sequence encodes:
- the LOC130469494 gene encoding uncharacterized protein, giving the protein MSYRSKRTRIAALNESRNASEVPPKKAQRAATSQLASQSAHPHKNQPTIPVPSPSLKNKRPASSQSVHPPKSQPTIPVPLPSLQNIRPVSSQSVHPPKNHPTIPVPSPSLQNTRGTNDRWGPFNPQITTSTQRGPSSSTTTSNLIWKKPLTVPTTSEPKVASKEPSRYNPTLDKTFKSPNIPTENPTKVPQSRLSEPPKHPSTVSLTSQLPYELAKQSTYSKSVAFDASILEETLDTRTGSSPTTPEDEYADHISDGKATAKSKESCDGKEKEIFKGSRSRCHESLPEWLSTVEYDNKEQVLTIDAKGNQQLVSGSIQPMDVWNTNGSIKYVVHFNELYQPIRKGGHILVRFLGSIAKQEQYCPVSEKTWGQLDNYYKVEIIKLIRDNFVIPDDTKYEDLALQRVDRVWRQYKYEIKKKYFKPNEKTIEAIKKEVPPGVSKQDWVNLVNYWDSSKGKVSF; this is encoded by the exons ATGAGTTATCGTAGCAAACGAACTAGGATTGCAGCTCTAAATGAGTCTCGTAATGCATCTGAAGTTCCTCCAAAAAAGGCTCAAAGGGCAGCAACATCACAGTTAGCATCACAGTCAGCACATCCACACAAAAATCAGCCCACTATCCCAGTTCCCTCGCCCTCACTCAAAAACAAAAGGCCTGCATCATCACAGTCAGTCCATCCACCAAAAAGTCAGCCCACTATCCCAGTTCCCTTGCCCTCACTCCAAAACATAAGGCCGGTATCATCACAGTCAGTCCATCCACCAAAAAATCACCCCACAATTCCAGTGCCCTCGCCCTCACTCCAAAATACAAGGGGAACTAACGACAGATGGGGGCCATTCAATCCTCAAATTACCACTAGCACTCAACGTGGGCCTTCGTCTTCCACTACCACTAGCAACCTTATTTGGAAAAAGCCACTCACTGTACCAACAACTAGTGAACCTAAGGTTGCATCGAAAGAGCCATCAAGGTACAACCCTACTCTAGACAAGACTTTTAAGTCACCTAATATCCCAACTGAAAATCCCACAAAAGTCCCACAGTCTAGGCTGTCAGAACCACCCAAGCACCCTTCCACTGTTTCTCTAACTTCTCAGCTACCATATGAACTTGCTAAACAGTCCACATATTCAAAATCTGTTGCTTTTGATGCTAGTATATTAGAAGAAACACTTGATACTCGTACTGGGAGTTCACCAACAACACCCGAGGATGAATATGCAGACCATATAAGTGATGGAAAAGCAACAGCAAAATCCAAAGAATCATGTgatggaaaagaaaaagagatctTTAAAGGATCTAGGTCTCGATGTCATGAGTCGCTCCCTGAATGGCTAAGTACAGTTGAGTATGATAACAAGGAGCAGGTTTTGACCATAG ATGCTAAGGGTAATCAGCAACTAGTTAGCGGGTCTATTCAACCAATGGACGTCTGGAACACCAATGGAAGCATCAAATATGTTGTGCACTTCAATGAACTATACCAACCGATTAGGAAAGGTGGGCATATTTTAGTCAGATTCCTTGGAAGCATAGCAAAGCAAGAACAATACTGCCCAGTTTCAGAAAAGACTTGGGGTCAACTGGACAACTATTATAAAGTTGAAATCATCAAATTGATTAGA GACAACTTTGTGATTCCTGATGATACAAAGTATGAGGACCTAGCTCTCCAACGTGTTGATAGAGTGTGGAGGcaatataaatatgaaattaagaaAAAGTACTTCAAACCGAATGAGAAAACAATAGAAGCCATTAAAAAGGAAGTGCCACCTGGAGTTTCCAAGCAAGACTGGGTGAACTTGGTCAACTATTGGGATTCATCCAAAGGGAAAGTAAGTTTTTAA